The Candidatus Protochlamydia phocaeensis genome contains a region encoding:
- the trpR gene encoding trp operon repressor: protein MSSEEEWRGFLEWCRKMRSTEELNQFFQVFLTFEERETLASRYAIVKGLLEEQLTQREMAEEYQVSIAQITRGSNALKIIDPKLKQYLKKLLSHKKSKKDED, encoded by the coding sequence ATGAGCTCAGAAGAGGAATGGCGGGGGTTTTTAGAGTGGTGCAGGAAGATGCGCTCAACCGAAGAGCTCAATCAATTCTTTCAAGTGTTTTTGACTTTTGAAGAAAGAGAAACGCTTGCTTCCCGATATGCCATTGTCAAGGGACTATTGGAAGAGCAATTAACGCAAAGAGAAATGGCTGAAGAATACCAAGTCAGCATTGCTCAAATTACCAGAGGATCGAATGCGTTAAAAATTATCGATCCCAAATTAAAGCAGTATTTAAAAAAATTGCTATCACATAAGAAGAGTAAAAAAGATGAAGACTGA
- a CDS encoding SEL1-like repeat protein — MKIKFLDTYLPSKYSVPVKNAELEETKNYAGKTYILLGKSERTVRFNQRIWMGIFAIAHAIFSLGIISSFIEKSKEEWKAFWSGKKSVVLYGSPFLSNKILANQGDARAQFTLGGMYANGEEVPQSDQEAIKYYQLAANQGHAEAQFHMGTRYEQGRGVFLSDEKAVEYYQLAANQGHAEAQFHMGTRYEQGRGVFLSDEKAVEYYQLAANQGHAKAQCNLGVMYVKGRGVPQSDEKAAEYFQLAADQGDVEAQFNLGIMYKHGRGVPQSDEKAAEYFQLAADQGLVEAQLNLGIMYEEGQGVPQSDEKAAEYFQLAANQGHVEAQFNLGIMYDEGRGVPQSDEKAAEYFQLAANQGDTDAQFNLGIMYEEGRGVPQSDEKAAEYFQLAANQGDADAQFKLGVLYASGRGVERSDDKAIQYFLLAADQGKEEAQSNLKIMYKAGRGISQLDEKMIERYQLDKESSVTPFISKVSSFVSPAFNLAAKAFLPSSLRTAGQLAVNSARLAYQGKRRASALVAMNAVTHLFVYSTKAMMKSLYPDAYEMAKLEALCEQGFNPS, encoded by the coding sequence ATGAAAATAAAATTCTTAGATACTTATCTTCCTTCCAAGTATTCCGTTCCTGTAAAAAACGCTGAATTAGAAGAGACAAAAAATTATGCAGGGAAAACTTACATTTTATTAGGCAAATCAGAGCGAACTGTGCGTTTCAATCAGCGTATTTGGATGGGAATTTTCGCCATTGCTCATGCGATATTTTCTTTGGGTATTATTTCTTCTTTTATTGAAAAGAGCAAAGAGGAATGGAAAGCCTTTTGGAGCGGAAAGAAGAGTGTCGTTTTATATGGCTCTCCTTTTTTATCCAATAAAATCTTGGCTAACCAAGGCGATGCAAGAGCGCAATTCACTCTAGGGGGCATGTATGCGAATGGAGAGGAAGTGCCTCAATCAGACCAAGAAGCTATCAAGTACTATCAATTAGCGGCTAATCAAGGCCATGCGGAAGCGCAATTCCATATGGGAACCAGGTATGAGCAAGGGCGAGGTGTCTTTTTATCAGATGAGAAGGCTGTCGAATACTATCAATTAGCGGCTAATCAAGGCCATGCGGAAGCGCAATTCCATATGGGAACCAGGTATGAGCAAGGGCGAGGTGTCTTTTTATCAGATGAGAAGGCTGTCGAATACTATCAATTAGCAGCCAATCAAGGCCATGCAAAAGCTCAATGCAATCTGGGAGTAATGTATGTGAAAGGACGAGGAGTGCCTCAATCAGACGAGAAGGCGGCGGAGTATTTTCAGTTAGCGGCGGACCAAGGTGATGTAGAGGCACAATTCAATCTGGGAATCATGTATAAACATGGACGAGGAGTGCCTCAATCAGATGAGAAGGCGGCGGAGTATTTTCAGTTAGCGGCGGACCAAGGTCTTGTAGAGGCGCAACTCAATTTGGGAATCATGTATGAGGAAGGACAAGGAGTGCCTCAATCAGATGAGAAAGCTGCCGAGTATTTTCAATTAGCAGCCAATCAAGGTCATGTAGAGGCGCAATTCAATCTGGGAATCATGTATGACGAAGGACGAGGAGTCCCTCAATCAGATGAGAAGGCTGCCGAGTATTTTCAGTTAGCGGCCAATCAAGGTGATACAGATGCCCAATTCAATCTGGGAATCATGTATGAGGAAGGACGAGGAGTGCCTCAATCAGATGAGAAGGCGGCGGAGTATTTCCAATTAGCAGCCAATCAAGGTGATGCAGATGCCCAGTTTAAACTAGGTGTCCTGTACGCAAGCGGACGAGGAGTGGAACGATCAGACGACAAAGCCATTCAGTATTTTTTATTAGCCGCAGACCAAGGCAAGGAAGAGGCGCAATCCAATTTGAAAATTATGTATAAAGCAGGACGAGGAATCTCTCAATTAGATGAAAAAATGATTGAGCGTTACCAATTAGATAAAGAATCAAGCGTCACTCCATTTATATCAAAAGTCAGTTCTTTTGTTTCTCCAGCCTTCAACTTAGCTGCTAAAGCTTTTCTCCCTTCATCGTTAAGAACGGCAGGACAACTGGCAGTAAATAGTGCAAGGCTGGCTTACCAAGGAAAAAGGAGAGCAAGTGCGCTTGTTGCTATGAATGCCGTCACTCATTTATTTGTTTACTCAACAAAAGCCATGATGAAGTCTTTGTATCCTGACGCTTATGAAATGGCAAAATTGGAAGCGTTATGTGAACAAGGTTTTAATCCAAGCTAG
- a CDS encoding DsbA family protein, giving the protein MSPKPSSRWILKSFFFLISACCLSFAFPRELWQIYQTRLAMAFGEIQLDTEVYVFTDWQCANCAKLDAVLKPFAPDLIKKAKLYFVDIPAPATESLTRANESFLLRKDKTLESYFKLRQALFQLATATPKLSEVNVKEALEQNNLTLEPINDDLAKVATTVFDSLIKSLKVSQVPTIVIYNLRTHQQMKIEEMDQMKPQVIEDAIERLRQPVKQTEEKRAEPLQENRKGTVQASAN; this is encoded by the coding sequence ATGAGTCCAAAACCTTCCTCTCGATGGATATTGAAAAGTTTTTTCTTTCTGATAAGCGCATGCTGTTTGTCTTTTGCTTTTCCTCGCGAGCTGTGGCAAATTTATCAAACCCGCTTAGCCATGGCATTTGGCGAAATTCAACTGGATACGGAAGTCTACGTGTTCACGGATTGGCAGTGTGCAAATTGCGCCAAGCTCGATGCCGTTCTAAAACCGTTTGCCCCCGATCTTATTAAAAAAGCTAAGCTTTATTTTGTGGATATTCCTGCCCCTGCGACTGAATCGCTGACCCGTGCCAATGAGTCCTTTCTTTTAAGGAAGGATAAGACTCTTGAGTCTTATTTTAAGCTTCGCCAAGCCTTATTTCAATTAGCAACCGCCACTCCTAAGCTGTCAGAAGTGAATGTTAAAGAAGCCTTAGAACAGAACAATTTGACGCTTGAGCCTATCAATGACGATTTGGCTAAAGTGGCAACAACAGTATTTGACAGCCTCATTAAAAGCTTAAAGGTCTCTCAAGTGCCTACAATTGTGATTTATAATTTAAGAACACACCAGCAAATGAAAATTGAAGAGATGGATCAAATGAAGCCGCAAGTCATTGAAGATGCCATTGAGCGATTAAGGCAGCCTGTCAAGCAAACTGAAGAAAAGAGAGCAGAACCTCTGCAAGAAAATAGGAAGGGAACGGTTCAGGCAAGCGCCAACTAA
- a CDS encoding alanine/glycine:cation symporter family protein, whose product MFAEITIERIVDYILFFSCLFILFGSLFISFKMRFVQLRLFPTLFKMLTASVLKSNQKEGAYTILPYRALFTAMSTTIGIGTIVGPVIAIHWGGPGALLGFLLTAFLGSAATYTEVNLCIRFRKKLENGQIQGGPMQYLQAILSPAAAKWYALIGCLLMTAWSAAQANQLAAILDSPLLGDYRIPTVFSGAFISLLVLVTLMGGIKRVSSLSSKLVPLMFTLYIGSSLWIIGANIDQFGAICQTIVSSAFQPYAMATGALVGGFISSMRWGVFKGTQATEAGVGTQTIPHSMAETKDSVAQGTLAMLSTYTSGLISFISGCVALMTETWQDPELPLGISMVAASFKQYFSHYGVTIVAISTFLFAFGTILGNSYNGSQCLGYLTGNKSIRLYYIVTACVIFIGTISGVKTVWSVIDIGLAFLVIPHMSALVRYVSKRSGEILGVSSPSVEENAPVRPAYLAEETAINT is encoded by the coding sequence ATGTTTGCTGAAATAACTATCGAAAGGATAGTTGATTATATTTTATTTTTTTCCTGCCTGTTTATTTTATTTGGCAGCTTATTTATCTCTTTTAAAATGCGCTTCGTACAGCTTCGGCTTTTTCCGACACTGTTTAAAATGTTGACGGCATCTGTGCTAAAAAGCAACCAAAAGGAGGGAGCTTATACGATCCTTCCCTACCGAGCTCTTTTCACTGCCATGTCTACAACCATTGGAATTGGCACGATTGTCGGCCCTGTCATTGCCATTCATTGGGGAGGACCGGGTGCTTTATTAGGCTTCCTCTTAACGGCTTTCTTGGGAAGCGCGGCGACCTATACAGAAGTGAATTTATGCATTAGATTTAGAAAGAAACTCGAAAATGGCCAAATTCAAGGTGGACCGATGCAGTATCTGCAAGCCATTTTGTCCCCTGCCGCCGCTAAATGGTATGCTTTAATTGGATGCCTCCTCATGACAGCCTGGTCTGCCGCTCAAGCAAACCAGTTGGCCGCTATTTTAGATTCCCCTCTTCTGGGCGATTACCGCATCCCGACTGTCTTTTCAGGAGCCTTTATTTCCCTCTTAGTTTTAGTGACCCTGATGGGCGGCATCAAGCGCGTCAGTTCGCTTTCTTCCAAACTCGTTCCACTGATGTTTACCCTTTATATTGGCTCGAGCCTATGGATCATTGGAGCGAACATCGACCAATTCGGAGCAATCTGCCAGACAATCGTCTCCTCAGCCTTCCAGCCTTATGCGATGGCAACCGGCGCGCTGGTGGGGGGATTTATCAGCTCTATGCGTTGGGGTGTATTTAAAGGCACGCAAGCAACAGAGGCCGGCGTAGGCACGCAGACTATTCCTCACTCGATGGCCGAAACAAAAGACTCCGTTGCGCAGGGAACACTAGCCATGCTTTCTACTTATACCTCGGGCTTGATTTCTTTTATCTCCGGATGCGTGGCTTTGATGACTGAAACCTGGCAAGATCCAGAGCTTCCTTTGGGAATCAGCATGGTCGCCGCTTCATTCAAGCAATATTTTTCCCATTATGGCGTAACCATTGTGGCCATTAGCACGTTCCTCTTTGCCTTCGGAACGATTTTGGGGAACAGCTACAACGGCAGCCAATGCTTAGGATATTTGACGGGAAACAAAAGCATCCGCTTGTACTATATCGTAACGGCCTGTGTCATTTTCATAGGCACTATTTCAGGTGTGAAAACGGTCTGGTCGGTCATTGATATCGGTTTGGCCTTTTTGGTCATCCCTCATATGAGCGCCTTAGTCCGCTATGTGTCCAAGCGATCCGGTGAAATTTTAGGTGTCTCTTCTCCTTCTGTCGAAGAGAACGCTCCTGTCCGGCCGGCGTATCTGGCAGAAGAGACAGCCATCAACACCTAA
- a CDS encoding DUF4268 domain-containing protein, which produces MSEAQDFTPWLAQEDNLALLGKTLDMELKLEVCEKDVGPFRADILCKDLNTDRWVLIENQLEATDHKHLGQVLTYASGLKALAIIWVAGHFTEEHRATLDWLNEITDERFHFFGLEIELWSIGESLPAPKFNLVAKPNNWSQQVASAANKLSFEDLTETRKIQLEYWQRLSHYLRDKDSIVRPQKAKPQHWINFAIGRSGMHLSASVNSQKKSIAVELYLRDINAKIFFNSLYNQKQDIEDELGHPLEWMELPEKTASRIILSTRSANFLKKEEWERQHEWLKHYLERFWHVFAHRVKNL; this is translated from the coding sequence ATGTCCGAAGCGCAAGATTTTACTCCTTGGCTGGCGCAAGAAGACAATTTGGCTTTGTTGGGCAAGACTTTAGACATGGAGCTAAAGCTAGAGGTGTGCGAGAAAGATGTCGGTCCTTTTCGCGCTGATATTTTGTGTAAAGATTTAAATACCGACCGCTGGGTATTGATCGAAAATCAGTTAGAGGCGACCGACCATAAGCATTTAGGGCAAGTCCTCACTTATGCCTCCGGACTTAAAGCGCTTGCCATCATTTGGGTTGCTGGCCATTTTACAGAAGAGCATCGGGCGACTTTAGATTGGCTGAATGAGATCACCGACGAGCGTTTCCACTTTTTCGGTTTAGAAATTGAATTGTGGTCGATCGGGGAATCGTTGCCTGCGCCGAAGTTTAACTTGGTGGCCAAGCCCAACAATTGGAGCCAGCAAGTGGCCAGTGCGGCTAATAAGCTCTCTTTCGAAGACTTGACGGAAACAAGAAAAATTCAGTTGGAGTATTGGCAGCGATTAAGCCATTATTTGCGTGATAAAGACTCTATTGTTCGCCCTCAAAAAGCCAAGCCGCAGCATTGGATCAATTTTGCGATCGGACGATCGGGCATGCATCTATCGGCTTCTGTGAACTCTCAAAAAAAATCCATTGCTGTCGAGCTATATCTTCGGGATATTAATGCTAAAATTTTCTTCAATTCGCTTTACAATCAAAAGCAAGACATTGAAGACGAGCTTGGCCATCCGCTCGAGTGGATGGAACTTCCTGAAAAAACCGCTTCGCGCATTATCCTTTCTACGCGCTCTGCCAATTTCCTTAAAAAAGAGGAATGGGAGAGGCAGCATGAATGGCTCAAACATTATCTCGAAAGATTTTGGCATGTCTTCGCCCATCGCGTGAAGAATCTGTAG
- a CDS encoding Dps family protein gives MKAIANSSQLSTPNTLGEQAGKAVAEALNPLVADAFALYVKTKNFHWHLSGHHFRDYHLLFDEQADQIFAMIDVLAERVRKLGGTTIRSIGHISQLQNVQDDNDEFVPPLEMVKRLMEDNKNLAARMREAHHVCEENEDVATASFLEVFIDETERRTWFLFEIQVNSH, from the coding sequence ATGAAAGCCATTGCTAATTCTTCTCAACTTAGTACACCTAATACGTTAGGGGAACAAGCCGGCAAAGCCGTGGCGGAAGCGCTTAATCCTTTAGTGGCTGATGCCTTTGCTCTTTACGTTAAAACAAAAAATTTTCATTGGCATCTCTCGGGGCATCACTTCCGGGACTATCACCTCCTTTTTGATGAGCAGGCCGATCAAATCTTTGCTATGATCGATGTGTTGGCTGAGCGTGTGCGCAAATTGGGCGGGACGACGATCCGTTCGATTGGCCATATTAGCCAGCTGCAAAATGTTCAAGACGACAACGATGAATTTGTTCCTCCTTTGGAAATGGTAAAACGGTTGATGGAAGATAATAAAAACTTGGCTGCCCGCATGCGCGAGGCCCATCATGTTTGCGAAGAAAATGAAGACGTGGCGACAGCCAGCTTTTTAGAAGTCTTTATCGATGAGACAGAGCGCCGCACCTGGTTCCTCTTTGAAATCCAAGTCAATTCGCATTAA
- a CDS encoding cupin domain-containing protein, whose translation MKKSTEPLPTGNPDNERRGFDLAEINPESATDPGPKNPLERDLAPSSEMPPSTDRGDVPNFWFPFSRSNKRLQEGGWARQVTVSDLPISTTIAGVNMRLIAGAIREMHWHQASEWAIMLYGHARITCIDPQGRSFVNDVKEGDLWYFPSGYPHSIQGLGPDGCEFLLIFDDGQFSENETFLISDWMAHTPVDILAKNFGWTPYDLNNIPQRELYIFPGTVSKSLEEDIQLAAGPAGSVPQSFSYSLYDQKPNVSNQGGEARVVDSNNFPISTQIAAALVTLCPGAMRELHWHPNADEWLYIISGKGRITVFSAVGRARTMDFGAGDVGYIPKSMGHYIENTGDTDMRFLETFKSSYYASISLAEWMALTPPELVEAHTNIKADLLSKIPKKQVVIVPE comes from the coding sequence ATGAAAAAGTCCACTGAGCCCTTACCAACCGGAAATCCGGATAATGAGAGAAGAGGATTCGATCTTGCGGAAATCAACCCGGAAAGCGCAACGGACCCCGGTCCAAAAAATCCTTTAGAGAGGGATTTAGCTCCTTCTTCCGAGATGCCTCCTTCAACCGACCGGGGTGACGTTCCAAATTTTTGGTTTCCCTTTTCACGCTCCAACAAACGCCTGCAAGAGGGCGGATGGGCAAGGCAAGTGACTGTCAGCGATCTTCCCATTTCGACCACCATTGCAGGCGTCAATATGCGCCTTATCGCAGGCGCTATTCGAGAAATGCATTGGCATCAGGCATCCGAATGGGCGATCATGCTCTATGGCCATGCGCGCATTACCTGCATCGATCCTCAGGGAAGGAGCTTTGTCAATGATGTAAAAGAGGGAGACTTATGGTATTTCCCTTCCGGTTATCCTCATTCTATTCAAGGACTGGGACCCGACGGATGCGAATTTCTGCTCATCTTCGACGATGGGCAATTTTCTGAAAATGAAACATTTTTGATCAGCGACTGGATGGCCCATACTCCCGTTGATATATTGGCAAAAAATTTCGGCTGGACTCCTTACGACCTTAATAATATCCCTCAAAGGGAATTGTATATTTTCCCGGGCACCGTGTCGAAGTCTTTAGAGGAAGATATCCAATTGGCAGCAGGCCCTGCCGGCAGCGTTCCACAATCGTTTTCTTATTCCTTATACGATCAAAAACCCAACGTATCTAATCAAGGAGGAGAGGCGCGGGTTGTCGATTCCAACAACTTTCCCATTTCCACACAAATCGCCGCCGCCTTAGTCACGCTGTGCCCAGGCGCCATGCGCGAGCTGCATTGGCACCCCAATGCGGATGAATGGCTTTATATTATTAGCGGCAAGGGGCGCATAACTGTCTTTTCTGCCGTCGGGCGTGCCCGCACCATGGATTTTGGAGCAGGCGATGTGGGCTATATTCCCAAGTCAATGGGCCACTACATCGAAAATACAGGCGATACTGATATGCGGTTCTTGGAAACTTTCAAAAGCAGCTACTATGCAAGCATTTCTCTTGCCGAATGGATGGCCCTTACTCCACCAGAGCTCGTAGAAGCCCATACCAATATAAAAGCCGACTTGCTTTCAAAAATCCCCAAAAAGCAGGTTGTCATTGTACCGGAATAA
- a CDS encoding esterase/lipase family protein — protein MTPFLNAYLNPQTTSLTIENPPSFRSFASTAEAMVQFTVQQVWRSLTSPEPRPLKAIKITLGIPFYCALTAMSVMIVASTALAHFLFLPVMLRKASFALYLQSSLLELLALFPLILTNAMQRPQPSPNSLSSSSPPILFVHGYLHNGTGGLFHAAQLERKAREEGLPLGAFYSIDLPTPFHSIETHAQQVKEKVEDIIRATGQAPILIGHSMGGLVCLKCAESCADEQIKAIITLASPLKGTPLASVGIGKDAEEMRLNSSFVHALQQNDSDAIKARSYHMGSLTDLIVPDFSALPDYSTHFQSLFAYGHTTFLYSQKVNSQIWKIYKNYLPCHPSA, from the coding sequence ATGACGCCATTTCTCAATGCTTATCTTAATCCCCAGACGACTTCGCTTACCATTGAGAATCCCCCTTCTTTTCGATCGTTTGCGTCCACTGCTGAAGCGATGGTCCAATTTACAGTCCAACAAGTGTGGCGCTCTTTGACCTCTCCCGAACCAAGACCGCTCAAAGCGATAAAGATCACATTGGGCATTCCCTTTTATTGTGCCTTAACGGCCATGTCAGTGATGATTGTGGCATCGACAGCGCTAGCCCATTTCCTCTTTTTGCCTGTCATGCTGCGCAAAGCAAGCTTTGCCCTTTATCTGCAGTCATCGCTTTTAGAGTTATTAGCGCTCTTTCCCCTTATTTTAACGAATGCCATGCAAAGGCCTCAGCCATCCCCAAATAGTTTGTCCTCTTCATCCCCTCCTATTTTGTTCGTGCATGGCTATCTCCACAATGGGACTGGAGGACTTTTCCATGCTGCCCAGCTGGAAAGGAAAGCACGGGAAGAGGGGCTTCCTCTAGGAGCCTTCTATTCAATCGATCTGCCTACCCCCTTTCATAGCATAGAAACACATGCTCAGCAGGTAAAGGAAAAAGTTGAGGACATCATCCGCGCCACTGGGCAAGCGCCTATTTTAATTGGCCACTCTATGGGAGGGCTCGTCTGCCTCAAATGCGCTGAAAGCTGCGCTGATGAGCAAATCAAAGCCATTATTACTCTGGCCTCTCCTCTTAAAGGAACTCCGCTCGCTTCTGTTGGAATCGGAAAAGACGCGGAAGAGATGCGCCTGAACTCTTCCTTTGTTCATGCTTTGCAACAGAATGATTCGGATGCCATCAAGGCCCGTAGCTATCACATGGGAAGCCTAACGGATCTTATTGTTCCGGATTTTTCGGCCCTTCCCGATTACTCGACGCATTTCCAATCGCTGTTTGCATATGGCCACACGACATTTTTGTATTCGCAGAAAGTCAATAGCCAAATTTGGAAGATCTATAAAAATTACCTTCCCTGCCATCCTTCTGCATAA
- a CDS encoding nucleotide triphosphate diphosphatase NUDT15 encodes MQANLIAERPKIGVGVAVLKEGRVLLGKRKGSHGEGQWAFPGGHLEFNETPENCVVRELEEETGLKPLSILPGPWTNDMIDGCKHYVTLFMFVTEFSGHPVVLEPHKCENWDWFEWACLPQPLFKPIESLIEKVGMNYLNELSKSALSLAIPK; translated from the coding sequence ATGCAGGCGAATTTGATTGCGGAACGTCCAAAAATTGGAGTGGGTGTCGCTGTTCTAAAAGAGGGAAGGGTGCTGCTTGGCAAGCGAAAAGGTTCCCATGGAGAGGGGCAATGGGCCTTTCCGGGCGGGCATTTAGAATTCAATGAAACGCCGGAAAATTGTGTTGTCCGTGAATTAGAGGAAGAAACGGGATTGAAGCCGCTTTCCATCCTTCCAGGTCCTTGGACAAATGACATGATCGATGGGTGCAAGCATTATGTCACGCTCTTTATGTTTGTGACAGAGTTTTCCGGGCATCCGGTTGTTTTAGAGCCGCATAAATGCGAAAATTGGGACTGGTTTGAATGGGCTTGTTTGCCTCAGCCGCTTTTTAAGCCGATTGAATCCCTCATCGAAAAAGTCGGAATGAATTATTTGAATGAGCTGTCCAAGTCTGCTCTTTCCCTTGCTATCCCCAAATGA
- a CDS encoding MFS transporter, with product MFNSRMMAWMVWIIASVFYAYQYILRVMPNIMMGDIMQHFDIGAATFGQFSGVYYIGYSLMHLPIGIMLDRYGPKRVMAGCIVLTVIGLLPLLFSDHWIYPIVGRALIGIGSSAAILGLFKIIRMAFSEKRFSRMLSLSVTIGLIGAIYGGAPVSYMRDVLGYQAVIQFFAIAGIALAVATFWIVPDIKSSEQTAVMADIKEVLGNNRVIFSCLFAGLMVGPLEGFADVWGTAFLKQVYGFDGTLASSLPSMIFIGMCFGAPLLSLVAEKTGNYLGTIIGAGIIMAASFFVLLIWRPSASSISFSFVLVGICSAYQILAIYKASTYVRENVAGLTTAVANMIIMTFGYAFHTAIGGMVNAMGGPQSSQALTYGIAVIPVALCLGSVGFTALFFKDKVQKPAQPIAAQTAPN from the coding sequence ATGTTTAATTCACGCATGATGGCATGGATGGTTTGGATTATTGCCTCTGTCTTTTATGCCTACCAATATATTTTAAGAGTCATGCCCAATATTATGATGGGCGATATCATGCAGCATTTTGATATTGGCGCTGCGACATTCGGCCAGTTTTCCGGCGTTTACTATATCGGCTATTCTTTGATGCACTTGCCTATCGGCATTATGCTTGATCGCTATGGCCCAAAGAGAGTCATGGCAGGCTGCATTGTGCTGACCGTGATAGGCCTGCTGCCGCTGTTGTTCTCCGACCACTGGATTTATCCCATTGTGGGAAGAGCTTTAATCGGCATAGGATCGTCTGCCGCAATCTTAGGCCTATTTAAAATCATCCGCATGGCCTTTAGCGAGAAGCGCTTCTCTCGGATGCTGAGCTTATCCGTAACCATCGGCTTAATCGGAGCGATCTATGGAGGCGCACCCGTTAGCTATATGCGCGACGTATTAGGCTACCAAGCTGTGATCCAATTCTTTGCTATTGCCGGAATTGCCTTAGCTGTTGCCACTTTTTGGATTGTTCCGGACATCAAGAGTAGTGAGCAGACAGCAGTGATGGCAGATATCAAGGAAGTCTTGGGAAACAACCGCGTGATTTTTTCCTGCCTTTTTGCAGGTTTAATGGTCGGCCCCTTGGAGGGATTTGCAGATGTATGGGGAACAGCCTTCTTAAAGCAAGTCTATGGATTTGACGGAACATTGGCCAGCAGCTTGCCTTCCATGATTTTCATTGGCATGTGCTTTGGCGCTCCCTTGTTAAGTTTAGTCGCCGAGAAGACGGGCAACTATTTGGGAACCATTATCGGTGCCGGGATCATCATGGCCGCAAGCTTTTTCGTCTTGCTGATCTGGCGTCCCTCGGCAAGCTCCATCAGCTTTAGCTTTGTCTTAGTGGGCATCTGCTCTGCTTATCAAATCTTGGCAATCTATAAGGCTTCGACTTATGTACGCGAAAATGTAGCTGGTTTAACGACAGCTGTTGCGAATATGATCATTATGACGTTCGGCTATGCGTTCCATACAGCCATTGGCGGAATGGTCAATGCCATGGGAGGGCCTCAGTCTTCTCAAGCTTTGACTTATGGCATAGCTGTCATCCCCGTTGCTCTTTGCTTGGGAAGCGTGGGCTTCACTGCCTTATTCTTCAAAGATAAAGTGCAAAAGCCTGCCCAACCTATTGCAGCTCAAACTGCGCCTAATTGA